In Silene latifolia isolate original U9 population chromosome X, ASM4854445v1, whole genome shotgun sequence, the following proteins share a genomic window:
- the LOC141623494 gene encoding homologous-pairing protein 2 homolog, with translation MPPKPDNTEGIVLNFVNEQNRPLNTQNAADALQKFNLKKTAVQKALDSLSDSGKISFKEYGKQKIYIARQDQFEIPNSDELAHMKDVNAKLQEQISEQKRANSEIEGEIKTLHSNLTLEDMQAKLERLNKEVEEMEIKLTKLRGGVTLVKPEEKKAIQDQYMSAISHWRKRKRMFRDIWDSITENMPKNLKDFKEELGLEFDEDAGVSLQSFDDLMPQNRKRVRGQ, from the exons ATGCCTCCTAAACCCGACAACACCGAAG gAATAGTGCTAAACTTCGTCAACGAG CAAAATAGGCCATTAAATACTCAGAATGCTGCTGATGCATTGCAAAAGTTTAACCTCAAGAAGACTGCTGTTCAGAAAGCACTTGATTCACTTTCTGATAGTGGTAAAATCTCATTCAAAGAGTATGGTAAGCAGAAGATATACATTGCACGGCAGGACCAATTCGAAATTCCAAACAGCGATGAGCTTGCTCATATGAAGGATGTGAATGCCAAGTTACAGGAACAAATCAGTGAACAGAAGAGAGCAAATAGTGAGATTGAGGGAG AAATCAAAACTTTACACTCAAATCTGACACTAGAAGATATGCAGGCCAAGCTGGAAAGACTGAATAAGGAG GTTGAGGAAATGGAGATCAAATTAACTAAACTGCGTGGTGGAGTAACCCTTGTGAAACCAGAGGAGAAAAAGGCTATTCAAGATCAGTACATGAGTGCTATAAGTCATTGGAGAAAACGCAAGAGAATGTTCAGAGATATATGGGACTCTATAACTGAGAATATGCCAAAGAACCTAAAAGATTTTAAG GAGGAACTCGGTCTTGAATTTGACGAAGATGCTGGTGTGAGTTTGCAATCATTTGACGACCTAATGCCACAAAACAGAAAGCGGGTTAGAGGTCAGTAA